A window from Candidatus Thiodiazotropha endoloripes encodes these proteins:
- a CDS encoding dodecin, giving the protein MSDHVYKKIQLVGSSQSSSDDAIRNAIARAGETISNMGWFEVVETRGHIEDGQVAHWQVTIDIGFRLKD; this is encoded by the coding sequence ATGAGCGATCATGTCTATAAAAAGATTCAGTTAGTCGGCTCCTCCCAGAGCAGTAGCGACGATGCCATTCGAAATGCCATTGCCCGGGCAGGCGAGACCATCAGTAACATGGGGTGGTTTGAAGTTGTGGAGACCCGCGGGCATATTGAAGATGGACAGGTCGCCCACTGGCAGGTGACGATCGATATCGGATTTCGTTTGAAGGATTGA